A region of Mugil cephalus isolate CIBA_MC_2020 chromosome 3, CIBA_Mcephalus_1.1, whole genome shotgun sequence DNA encodes the following proteins:
- the LOC125005265 gene encoding protein mono-ADP-ribosyltransferase PARP6 isoform X1 — protein MAFSQCVGPQDIKGQCWTDEESDGENESEQFLYGIQCCLLQGTCAADLYRHPQLDADIEAVKDIYTDSAVSVREYGTIDDVDIDLHINIGFLDEEVATAWKVIRTEPIILRLRFSLSQYLDGPEPSVEVFQPSNKEGFSLGLQLKKILSTFTSQQWKHLSNEFLKAQQEKRHSWFKAGGTIKKFRAGLSIFSPIPKSPSFPLIQDTVLKGKLSVPELRVTRLMNRSISCTMKNPKGELFSYPPNSQTVAVPAARAPAQITTRQLIELFFSSQAGGHCKNIPTLEYGFLVQIMKYSEQRIPTLNEYCVVCDEQHVFQNGSMLKPAVCTRELCVFSFYTLGVMSGAAEEVATGAEVVDLLVAMCRAALESPRKSIIFEPYPSVVDPNDPKTLAFNPKKKNYERLQKALDSVMSIREMTQGSYLEIKKQMDKLDPLAHPLLQWIISSNRSHIVKLPLSRQLKFMHTSHQFLLLSSPPAKEARFRTAKKLYGSTFAFHGSHIENWHSVLRNGLVNASYTKLQLHGAAYGKGIYLSPISSISFGYSGMGKGQHRMPTKDELVQRYNRMNTIPQSRPIQSRFLQSRNLNCIALCEVITSKDLQKHGNIWVCPVSDHVCTRFFFVYEDGQVGDANINTQEPKVQKEIMRVIGTQIYSS, from the exons ATGGCCTTTTCACAATGTGTGGGCCCACAGGACATCAAAGGCCAATGTTGGACAGACGAGGAGTCGGACGGGGAGAACGAATCGGAACAGTTTCTGTATGGCATTCAG TGCTGCTTGTTGCAGGGGACCTGTGCCGCTGACCTGTACCGTCACCCTCAACTGGATGCAGACATTGAGGCAGTGAAAGACATCTACACAGACAGTGCTGTCTCTGTCAG GGAGTATGGAACCATTGATGACGTGGACATCGATCTGCACATTAACATCGGTTTCTTAGAT GAGGAGGTTGCGACAGCTTGGAAAGTTATCAGAACAGAGCCCATTATTCTGAGACTGcgcttttctctttctcagtaCCTCGATGGACCTG AGCCGTCAGTAGAAGTGTTCCAGCCCTCAAATAAAGAAGGCTTCAGCTTGGGCCTGCAGCTCAAAAA GATCCTGAGTACGTTCACTTCACAGCAGTGGAAGCACCTCAGTAATGAGTTCCTCAAGGCCCAGCAGGAGAAGAGGCACAGCTGGTTCAAAGCAGGAGGAACCATCAAAAAGTTTCGTGCTGGGCTCAGCATCTTCTCCCCCATCCCCAA ATCTCCAAGTTTTCCTCTTATCCAAGACACGGTTTTAAAAGGGAAGCTGAGTGTCCCTGAGCTGAGAGTGACCCGCCTGATGAACCGCTCAATCTCGTGTACCATGAAGAACCCTAAAGGGGAGCTCTTCAGCTATCCGCCAAATAGCCAG ACTGTGGCTGTCCCGGCGGCCAGGGCCCCAGCGCAGATTACCACGAGGCAGCTGATTGAATTGTTTTTCTCATCCCAGGCGGGCGGCCACTGCAAGAACATCCCTACCTTGGAGTATGGCTTCTTAGTGCAG ATAATGAAGTACTCAGAACAGAGGATCCCCACGCTTAACGAGTACTGCGTGGTGTGTGACGAACAGCACGTCTTTCAGAATGGATCCATGCTGAAG CCCGCTGTGTGCACCagggagctgtgtgtgttctcattcTACACTCTGGGCGTGATGTCCggagctgcagaggaagtgGCAACTGGAGCGGAG GTGGTGGATTTGCTTGTGGCTATGTGTCGAGCTGCTCTGGAGTCTCCCCGTAAGAGCATAATCTTTGAGCCCTACCCATCAGTTGTTGATCCCAATGACCCCAAGACTCTGGCCTTCAACCCAAAG aagaagaattaTGAAAGACTGCAGAAGGCGCTGGACAGTGTTATGTCCATCCGGGAAATGACCCAG GGCTCATATCTGGAGATAAAGAAACAGATGGACAAGCTGGACCCTTTGGCTCATCCCCTGCTACAATG gatCATTTCCAGCAACAGATCACACATTGTCAAGCTTCCTCTCAGTAGG CAACTAAAATTCATGCACACATCCCACCAGTTCCTGCTGCTCAGCAGCCCCCCAGCCAAGGAAGCTCGTTTTCGCACTGCCAAGAAGCTGTACGGAAGCACGTTCGCCTTCCA TGGTTCCCATATAGAGAACTGGCACTCTGTTCTGAGAAATGGACTAGTCAATGCCTCTTATACCAAACTGCAG CTGCATGGGGCAGCGTATGGAAAGGGCATCTATCTGAGCCCCATCTCCAGCATATCTTTTGGATACTCAG GAATGGGGAAAGGACAGCACCGGATGCCCACCAAAGATGAACTAGTGCAGCGTTACAACCGCATGAACACCATACCGCAG AGCCGTCCGATACAGTCAAGGTTTCTTCAGAGTCGAAACTTGAACTGCATCGCTCTTTGTGAAG TTATCACATCTAAGGATCTGCAGAAACATGGTAACATCTGGGTGTGTCCAGTATCTGACCACGTCTGCACTCGcttcttttttgt GTATGAGGATGGCCAAGTAGGAGATGCCAACATCAACACCCAAGAGCCTAAGGTGCAGAAGGAGATCATGCGTGTGATCGGGACCCAGATCTACTCCAGCTAA
- the LOC125005265 gene encoding protein mono-ADP-ribosyltransferase PARP6 isoform X2, whose product MAFSQCVGPQDIKGQCWTDEESDGENESEQFLYGIQGTCAADLYRHPQLDADIEAVKDIYTDSAVSVREYGTIDDVDIDLHINIGFLDEEVATAWKVIRTEPIILRLRFSLSQYLDGPEPSVEVFQPSNKEGFSLGLQLKKILSTFTSQQWKHLSNEFLKAQQEKRHSWFKAGGTIKKFRAGLSIFSPIPKSPSFPLIQDTVLKGKLSVPELRVTRLMNRSISCTMKNPKGELFSYPPNSQTVAVPAARAPAQITTRQLIELFFSSQAGGHCKNIPTLEYGFLVQIMKYSEQRIPTLNEYCVVCDEQHVFQNGSMLKPAVCTRELCVFSFYTLGVMSGAAEEVATGAEVVDLLVAMCRAALESPRKSIIFEPYPSVVDPNDPKTLAFNPKKKNYERLQKALDSVMSIREMTQGSYLEIKKQMDKLDPLAHPLLQWIISSNRSHIVKLPLSRQLKFMHTSHQFLLLSSPPAKEARFRTAKKLYGSTFAFHGSHIENWHSVLRNGLVNASYTKLQLHGAAYGKGIYLSPISSISFGYSGMGKGQHRMPTKDELVQRYNRMNTIPQSRPIQSRFLQSRNLNCIALCEVITSKDLQKHGNIWVCPVSDHVCTRFFFVYEDGQVGDANINTQEPKVQKEIMRVIGTQIYSS is encoded by the exons ATGGCCTTTTCACAATGTGTGGGCCCACAGGACATCAAAGGCCAATGTTGGACAGACGAGGAGTCGGACGGGGAGAACGAATCGGAACAGTTTCTGTATGGCATTCAG GGGACCTGTGCCGCTGACCTGTACCGTCACCCTCAACTGGATGCAGACATTGAGGCAGTGAAAGACATCTACACAGACAGTGCTGTCTCTGTCAG GGAGTATGGAACCATTGATGACGTGGACATCGATCTGCACATTAACATCGGTTTCTTAGAT GAGGAGGTTGCGACAGCTTGGAAAGTTATCAGAACAGAGCCCATTATTCTGAGACTGcgcttttctctttctcagtaCCTCGATGGACCTG AGCCGTCAGTAGAAGTGTTCCAGCCCTCAAATAAAGAAGGCTTCAGCTTGGGCCTGCAGCTCAAAAA GATCCTGAGTACGTTCACTTCACAGCAGTGGAAGCACCTCAGTAATGAGTTCCTCAAGGCCCAGCAGGAGAAGAGGCACAGCTGGTTCAAAGCAGGAGGAACCATCAAAAAGTTTCGTGCTGGGCTCAGCATCTTCTCCCCCATCCCCAA ATCTCCAAGTTTTCCTCTTATCCAAGACACGGTTTTAAAAGGGAAGCTGAGTGTCCCTGAGCTGAGAGTGACCCGCCTGATGAACCGCTCAATCTCGTGTACCATGAAGAACCCTAAAGGGGAGCTCTTCAGCTATCCGCCAAATAGCCAG ACTGTGGCTGTCCCGGCGGCCAGGGCCCCAGCGCAGATTACCACGAGGCAGCTGATTGAATTGTTTTTCTCATCCCAGGCGGGCGGCCACTGCAAGAACATCCCTACCTTGGAGTATGGCTTCTTAGTGCAG ATAATGAAGTACTCAGAACAGAGGATCCCCACGCTTAACGAGTACTGCGTGGTGTGTGACGAACAGCACGTCTTTCAGAATGGATCCATGCTGAAG CCCGCTGTGTGCACCagggagctgtgtgtgttctcattcTACACTCTGGGCGTGATGTCCggagctgcagaggaagtgGCAACTGGAGCGGAG GTGGTGGATTTGCTTGTGGCTATGTGTCGAGCTGCTCTGGAGTCTCCCCGTAAGAGCATAATCTTTGAGCCCTACCCATCAGTTGTTGATCCCAATGACCCCAAGACTCTGGCCTTCAACCCAAAG aagaagaattaTGAAAGACTGCAGAAGGCGCTGGACAGTGTTATGTCCATCCGGGAAATGACCCAG GGCTCATATCTGGAGATAAAGAAACAGATGGACAAGCTGGACCCTTTGGCTCATCCCCTGCTACAATG gatCATTTCCAGCAACAGATCACACATTGTCAAGCTTCCTCTCAGTAGG CAACTAAAATTCATGCACACATCCCACCAGTTCCTGCTGCTCAGCAGCCCCCCAGCCAAGGAAGCTCGTTTTCGCACTGCCAAGAAGCTGTACGGAAGCACGTTCGCCTTCCA TGGTTCCCATATAGAGAACTGGCACTCTGTTCTGAGAAATGGACTAGTCAATGCCTCTTATACCAAACTGCAG CTGCATGGGGCAGCGTATGGAAAGGGCATCTATCTGAGCCCCATCTCCAGCATATCTTTTGGATACTCAG GAATGGGGAAAGGACAGCACCGGATGCCCACCAAAGATGAACTAGTGCAGCGTTACAACCGCATGAACACCATACCGCAG AGCCGTCCGATACAGTCAAGGTTTCTTCAGAGTCGAAACTTGAACTGCATCGCTCTTTGTGAAG TTATCACATCTAAGGATCTGCAGAAACATGGTAACATCTGGGTGTGTCCAGTATCTGACCACGTCTGCACTCGcttcttttttgt GTATGAGGATGGCCAAGTAGGAGATGCCAACATCAACACCCAAGAGCCTAAGGTGCAGAAGGAGATCATGCGTGTGATCGGGACCCAGATCTACTCCAGCTAA